Proteins encoded in a region of the Massilia sp. UMI-21 genome:
- a CDS encoding recombination protein NinB codes for MKRTFILAHDQARQNAIQCIAAAPAGYCVTVAEPTRSLEQNALMWPLLQKLADQVVWYGVKLSADDWKDLLTASLRKQRSAPGLDGGFVVFGERTRTYSKAEFSELIELIFAFGAHQGVEFEKREGAAA; via the coding sequence ATGAAACGCACGTTCATCCTCGCCCACGACCAGGCTCGCCAGAACGCAATCCAGTGCATCGCCGCGGCGCCGGCCGGCTACTGCGTCACCGTGGCCGAGCCGACCCGCAGCCTGGAGCAGAACGCCCTCATGTGGCCACTGCTGCAGAAGCTAGCCGACCAGGTTGTGTGGTACGGCGTGAAGCTGTCGGCCGACGACTGGAAGGACCTGCTCACCGCATCCCTGCGTAAACAGCGCTCGGCGCCCGGGCTTGACGGTGGCTTCGTCGTGTTCGGCGAGCGCACCAGGACGTACAGCAAGGCCGAGTTTTCGGAGTTGATCGAACTTATTTTTGCCTTCGGTGCTCATCAGGGCGTCGAGTTTGAGAAGAGGGAAGGGGCTGCAGCATGA
- a CDS encoding DUF3850 domain-containing protein produces MHELKTDPAVFAAVLAGAKTHEIRFDDRGFAVGDTLLLRETTHTGAEIKAGAPLEYTGRTTTRTVSHIQTGYGLADGWCILSFAGGAAQSPAAPNEPVQALPELPELPRPACTYADHSYPAFSKAQMQDYARAAIASCCALPAKDDAHGHREDWYLMANARRITEQPIRLVRTMTNREFASELFATGSNSAHKICLDAGINPDGFTVERAALAASNKGEWK; encoded by the coding sequence ATGCACGAACTCAAAACCGACCCAGCAGTATTTGCCGCTGTCCTGGCTGGCGCGAAGACCCACGAAATCCGCTTCGATGATCGTGGCTTTGCCGTTGGCGACACGCTGCTGCTGCGCGAAACCACGCACACCGGGGCGGAAATCAAGGCAGGCGCGCCGCTTGAATACACTGGCCGCACCACCACGCGCACGGTCAGCCACATCCAGACCGGCTACGGCCTCGCTGACGGCTGGTGCATTCTGTCGTTCGCCGGGGGCGCAGCACAATCCCCTGCTGCACCGAATGAGCCAGTACAGGCATTGCCAGAACTGCCGGAACTGCCACGCCCAGCCTGCACCTACGCCGATCATAGCTACCCAGCGTTTAGCAAAGCGCAGATGCAGGACTACGCCCGCGCTGCCATTGCATCCTGCTGCGCTCTGCCTGCAAAGGATGATGCGCACGGCCACCGTGAGGACTGGTACCTCATGGCGAACGCGCGACGCATCACCGAGCAGCCCATCCGACTTGTCAGGACTATGACGAACAGGGAATTTGCGTCCGAGCTGTTCGCCACAGGTAGCAACAGCGCGCACAAGATTTGCCTCGACGCTGGAATCAACCCTGACGGCTTCACGGTCGAGCGCGCTGCTCTTGCTGCATCTAATAAGGGAGAGTGGAAATGA
- a CDS encoding HNH endonuclease, with product MRLTKAQRTDLRAKFGGRCAYCGCELGERFHADHFEPCERKLKFVSGKGLIASGEFHRPESNRLDNFMPACAPCNISKHSMTLEGWRNWLAGHVNSLNQYHPIYRLAKSYGLIVETGAAVVFHFERVAQESANG from the coding sequence ATGAGGCTGACGAAGGCGCAGCGCACCGATCTGCGCGCCAAGTTCGGCGGCCGGTGCGCCTACTGCGGCTGCGAGCTTGGTGAGCGGTTCCATGCGGATCACTTCGAGCCCTGCGAACGCAAGTTGAAGTTCGTAAGCGGCAAGGGCTTGATCGCCAGCGGGGAATTCCATCGGCCCGAGAGCAACCGCCTAGACAACTTCATGCCGGCATGCGCTCCATGCAACATCAGCAAGCACAGCATGACGTTGGAAGGTTGGCGCAACTGGCTCGCTGGGCATGTGAATTCGCTGAACCAATACCACCCCATCTACCGGCTCGCCAAGTCGTACGGGCTGATCGTTGAAACCGGCGCCGCTGTGGTCTTCCACTTCGAGCGCGTAGCACAGGAGTCTGCCAATGGATGA